A genomic stretch from Primulina huaijiensis isolate GDHJ02 chromosome 14, ASM1229523v2, whole genome shotgun sequence includes:
- the LOC140958000 gene encoding uncharacterized protein: MLGTGPITWQRFREAFLRQYFPTAVRVQKLSEFESLVQEPNMTVVEYSSKFHSLRTYSPTIMGDEALKIHRFKKGLNSRIQSALAVIEPNSFDELMGAAIRAENDIKRREAKETTSSQSSKEGVKCQNCGFTHTGECRKNSGACFCCGKMGHRIAQCPLPDPRNGPAGGTTPNKPKENKPNARVYAITQEEADNSNVVVAGTILINNIPDYVLFDCGATHSLMSKRFAKKLGAKIDNLEEPYRVATPANRILETRTLYRDISVLIENQNFKNGLVSQESYFSRLSWKDGNHPSSVQEKILFHGNTEERKTLLSASQTWKAMKSGEEVYLAMLSDVKEETELALEEIPVLQEFPDFFPEELSGTIPDREVEFEINLIPGAVPISKAPYRMAPAELKELKDQLQELLDKKHIRPSASP, encoded by the exons ATGTTAGGTACGGGACCTATCACTTGGCAAAGGTTTCGAGAGGCATTTCTGAGGCAGTACTTCCCGACAGCAGTTCGAGTGCAGAAGCTGTCAGAATTTGAAAGCTTGGTTCAAGAACCAAACATGACAGTGGTGGAGTATTCATCCAAGTTCCACTCATTGAGAACTTACTCCCCAACCATCATGGGAGACGAGGCCTTGAAGATACATCGCTTCAAGAAGGGATTGAACAGTCGCATTCAATCTGCTCTTGCGGTTATCGAGCCCAatagttttgatgaattgatggGAGCCGCAATCAGGGCTGAGAATGACATCAAGAGGCGTGAAG CCAAAGAAACAACTTCTTCTCAATCAAGCAAAGAGGGAGTCAAGTGCCAAAATTGTGGATTCACTCACACTGGTGAATGCCGTAAGAATTCTGGAGCTTGTTTCTGTTGTGGAAAGATGGGTCATCGCATTGCTCAATGCCCTTTGCCAGATCCAAGGAATGGTCCAGCAGGTGGAACAACTCCAAATAAGCCTAAAGAGAACAAGCCAAATGCTCGAGTCTATGCCATCACTCAAGAAGAGGCTGACAACTCAAATGTTGTCGTAGCTGGTACCATTCTAATCAATAATATACCTGATTATGtgttatttgattgtggtgctacgcatTCATTAATGTCTAAGAGATTTGCCAAGAAGTTAGGAGCTAAGATTGATAACCTAGAAGAACCATATAGAGTAGCAACTCCTGCAAATCGGATTTTAGAAACTCGTACTCTATATCGTGATATTAGTGTTCTCATAGAAAATCAGAATTTCAAG aatggattggttagccaagAATCATACTTTAGTAGACTGTCATGGAAAGACGGTAACCATCCAAGCTCCGTacaagagaaaattttatttcatggtaATACGGAAGAACGAAAGACTCTTCTTTCTGCTTCACaaacttggaaagccatgaaaagtggagaagaagTTTACCTAGCTATGTTAAGCGATGTAAAGGAAGAAACTGAACTTGCATTAGAAGAGATTCCGGTACTACAAGAGTTTCCGGATTTCTTTCCTGAAGAACTCTCTGGCACAATccccgatcgtgaagtggagTTTGAGATCAACTTGATTCCTGGGGCTgtaccgatctcaaaagcaccatacagaatggccccaGCAGAATTAAAGGAACTCAAGGACCAACTCCAAGAGTTGTTGGATAAAAAGCATATTAGACCCAGTGCATCTCCATAG